A genome region from Candidatus Buchananbacteria bacterium CG10_big_fil_rev_8_21_14_0_10_42_9 includes the following:
- a CDS encoding EamA family transporter has translation METTSSKFTKTGPLLIILAAFLWSLDGFLRQSLYSLPSTLIVFLEHVLGFIVTLPFLIKLWPNLKKITKTDWFSVLWVAFLGGVLGTVFFTKALGLVGYIDLSVVILLQKLQPIFAITLAIIILKEKPSHRYWWYVIVALIGGYLVTFKNFLPNLSHDSATLFAALLAIGAAFAWGSSTVFGRKALNNIDFKLLTSIRFGLTSIILIPVLFLLNTASNISQINSQQWGALIAIVFSTGLVAVFIYYAGLRSTRASIATICEMFWPVSAIFLDFFINRVILSPSQILGAILLLYAIYKISRNQNIVKAEA, from the coding sequence ATGGAAACAACATCATCAAAATTTACTAAAACTGGACCGCTTTTAATTATTCTGGCGGCTTTTTTGTGGAGTTTGGATGGTTTTTTGCGCCAATCACTTTATAGCCTGCCTTCAACTCTGATTGTTTTTTTAGAACACGTGCTCGGGTTTATTGTTACTCTGCCATTTTTAATCAAGCTTTGGCCGAACCTCAAAAAAATAACTAAAACAGATTGGTTTAGCGTGCTGTGGGTTGCTTTCCTTGGCGGAGTACTGGGTACTGTCTTTTTCACTAAAGCTTTAGGGTTAGTCGGCTATATCGATTTATCGGTCGTAATATTATTGCAAAAGCTTCAACCAATTTTCGCAATCACTTTGGCCATAATCATTTTAAAAGAAAAGCCATCCCACCGATATTGGTGGTACGTCATTGTGGCACTAATTGGAGGCTACCTGGTTACTTTTAAAAACTTTTTACCAAACCTAAGCCACGATTCTGCGACTTTATTCGCGGCTCTGCTGGCGATCGGCGCCGCTTTTGCTTGGGGTTCGTCCACGGTTTTTGGACGCAAGGCATTAAACAATATTGATTTTAAATTACTTACCTCAATTCGGTTTGGCCTAACCAGTATTATTTTAATTCCGGTATTATTTCTTTTAAACACGGCCTCAAATATTTCTCAAATAAACTCGCAACAATGGGGCGCGTTAATTGCGATTGTTTTTTCAACCGGTTTGGTGGCTGTCTTTATATACTATGCCGGCCTACGTTCAACCCGGGCCAGCATCGCTACCATTTGTGAAATGTTTTGGCCAGTATCAGCTATATTTTTAGATTTCTTTATCAACCGAGTGATCCTTTCTCCGTCTCAAATCTTAGGAGCCATATTGCTACTCTACGCCATTTACAAAATTTCGCGGAACCAAAATATAGTTAAGGCTGAGGCTTAA
- a CDS encoding 23S rRNA pseudouridine synthase F → MRLNKFIAGCGYCSRREADRLIAARRVLVNGQVARLGTQVSVKDKVEVDHQLISNKQKKVYLAFFKPVGVITTTDSKSDNNVMDYVNIPTRIFPVGRLDVASSGLLILTNDGELAQKLMRHENNVEKEYEVEVDKKVTLEFLSQMASGVQISYSYKTLPAKVKKLGHNKFSIILVEGKNRQIRKMCEHLGYSVKKLVRTRIGQVKLLGLKPGEWRELKDFKPQP, encoded by the coding sequence ATGCGATTAAATAAATTTATTGCTGGTTGCGGATATTGTTCACGGCGCGAAGCAGACCGATTAATTGCGGCGCGCCGCGTATTAGTTAATGGCCAAGTCGCCAGGCTTGGCACTCAAGTCAGCGTTAAAGATAAAGTTGAAGTAGATCATCAATTAATTTCAAATAAGCAAAAAAAAGTTTATTTGGCTTTTTTTAAACCGGTTGGAGTGATTACGACCACTGACTCTAAAAGCGACAACAACGTAATGGATTATGTTAATATTCCTACTCGAATTTTTCCCGTCGGTCGGTTGGATGTGGCAAGCTCGGGTTTGCTTATTTTAACTAACGACGGAGAGCTGGCGCAAAAATTGATGCGGCATGAAAATAATGTAGAAAAAGAATATGAAGTAGAAGTTGATAAAAAGGTAACGTTGGAATTTTTAAGCCAGATGGCAAGCGGCGTCCAGATTTCTTATAGCTATAAAACACTGCCGGCCAAGGTGAAAAAGTTAGGCCATAACAAATTTTCTATCATTTTAGTTGAGGGCAAGAATCGGCAAATTAGAAAAATGTGCGAGCACTTAGGCTATTCAGTGAAAAAATTAGTGCGGACAAGAATTGGGCAAGTTAAATTATTGGGTTTAAAACCCGGGGAGTGGCGCGAGTTAAAAGATTTTAAGCCTCAGCCTTAA
- a CDS encoding metal ABC transporter permease: MAAKNTNTIMLEILQFPFMQRALISGTVLALLLAVLGVFVVIKKMSFYSEGIAHASLAGVAIGVLLSWNPLVTALIFTAGLATLMWFIQKKTTISADSSIGILFTSGMALGILLMSLQRGYQPELISFLFGNILSITNAELILIVVLSVVFLIFLVRQFKQLVIIAFNTELAEASGARVALYEWLFYVMAGVAVVLGIKVLGIVLVTALLVIPVAIGKIVADNLIWFVIASVIAAEVMVWLGLLVSYYADLPSGATIVLVGTVIFILSMFLKDNAIK; this comes from the coding sequence ATGGCGGCAAAAAACACAAACACCATCATGCTTGAGATTTTACAATTTCCGTTTATGCAGCGCGCTTTAATCAGTGGTACGGTTTTGGCGTTACTGCTTGCCGTACTGGGAGTATTTGTGGTGATTAAAAAAATGTCATTTTACAGCGAAGGTATAGCGCACGCGTCGCTTGCGGGCGTGGCGATTGGAGTGTTGCTTTCTTGGAATCCGTTAGTCACCGCGTTAATTTTTACGGCGGGGCTGGCGACGTTAATGTGGTTTATTCAAAAAAAGACGACTATTTCAGCTGATTCTTCGATTGGTATTTTATTTACTAGCGGCATGGCGTTAGGAATTTTACTTATGAGCCTACAGCGAGGGTATCAACCGGAACTTATCAGTTTTTTGTTTGGTAATATTTTATCCATTACCAATGCCGAATTAATTTTAATTGTGGTTTTGTCTGTAGTTTTTTTAATATTTTTAGTCCGTCAATTTAAACAGCTAGTCATCATTGCCTTTAATACAGAGTTAGCCGAGGCGTCGGGCGCTAGAGTAGCGTTGTACGAGTGGTTATTTTACGTTATGGCCGGTGTCGCGGTTGTGTTGGGCATTAAAGTCCTGGGCATAGTGTTAGTGACGGCATTACTCGTGATTCCGGTAGCGATAGGTAAAATTGTCGCAGATAATTTAATTTGGTTTGTGATTGCAAGCGTAATCGCGGCAGAGGTGATGGTGTGGCTTGGACTTTTAGTTTCTTATTATGCCGATTTGCCAAGCGGAGCCACTATTGTGCTTGTTGGCACGGTGATTTTTATCCTGTCGATGTTTTTAAAGGATAATGCGATTAAATAA
- the sufC gene encoding Fe-S cluster assembly ATPase SufC — MTKEKNISEGVNKLEVKNLSIATDDGKDIVKNASLKVDSGEVVVLMGPNGSGKSTLANAIVGNPKFEVTSGEIILNKKKLNKLSPDKRAKHGLFMSFQYPSEIPGVSMANFLRTAWNNLHEQVISVSDFKKLLEDKMGLLKIPSDFAHRYLNTGFSGGEKKKSEILQLAVLEPKFAILDETDSGTDIDSLQVLAGGINQVKQNTNMGILLITHYNRILQYIKPDKVYVMVNGIIVKEGKSDLVQEIETNGYKLFVK, encoded by the coding sequence ATGACTAAAGAAAAAAATATTTCTGAAGGGGTGAATAAATTAGAAGTTAAAAATTTATCCATTGCTACCGATGACGGCAAAGACATAGTCAAAAACGCCAGTTTAAAAGTTGATTCTGGCGAAGTGGTAGTTTTAATGGGCCCAAACGGTTCTGGCAAAAGTACTTTGGCCAATGCCATTGTCGGTAATCCAAAATTTGAAGTTACTTCTGGTGAAATTATTTTAAATAAAAAAAAGTTAAACAAATTGTCGCCGGATAAAAGAGCTAAGCATGGCTTATTTATGTCGTTTCAGTACCCAAGCGAAATACCGGGAGTCAGCATGGCAAACTTTTTGCGGACGGCTTGGAATAATTTGCACGAGCAAGTAATTTCAGTCTCAGATTTTAAGAAGTTATTAGAAGACAAGATGGGCCTGCTAAAAATTCCAAGTGATTTTGCGCACCGCTATTTAAATACTGGATTTTCAGGCGGGGAGAAAAAGAAAAGTGAAATTTTACAGTTGGCTGTGCTTGAGCCTAAATTCGCGATCTTGGATGAAACCGACTCGGGCACTGATATTGATTCTTTACAAGTGCTTGCCGGCGGCATAAATCAGGTTAAGCAAAACACTAACATGGGCATACTATTAATTACCCATTACAACCGAATTTTACAATATATTAAACCAGACAAGGTTTACGTCATGGTTAATGGTATAATAGTCAAGGAAGGTAAGTCTGATTTAGTGCAAGAAATTGAAACTAACGGATATAAATTGTTTGTAAAGTAA
- a CDS encoding SUF system NifU family Fe-S cluster assembly protein translates to MSFDQLYQEQILDHYKNPRNFGELRGATVKFKDFNPSCGDEVEMQFVISDKTISEVKFHGRGCAISQAAASLLTDKIKGQPIKSVKKIGNDEMFELLGVKLSPMRVKCGLLALKATEKALQKYLPR, encoded by the coding sequence ATGTCTTTTGATCAATTATACCAAGAACAAATTTTAGACCATTATAAGAACCCTAGAAATTTTGGTGAGCTTCGTGGCGCCACCGTTAAGTTTAAGGATTTTAATCCGTCTTGCGGGGATGAAGTGGAGATGCAGTTTGTTATAAGCGATAAGACAATTTCTGAAGTTAAATTTCATGGCCGAGGTTGTGCCATATCGCAAGCGGCGGCGTCTTTGTTAACTGATAAAATAAAAGGCCAACCAATCAAGTCAGTAAAAAAAATCGGTAATGATGAGATGTTTGAATTGCTCGGCGTGAAGCTAAGCCCAATGAGAGTTAAGTGCGGCTTGCTCGCTTTGAAAGCCACCGAAAAGGCGTTACAAAAATATTTACCCCGTTAA
- a CDS encoding cysteine desulfurase, which yields MFNVEKIRRDFPILKQKVNGQPLVYFDNANTTQKPKAVIEAVTNVYSVYNANVHRAMHSLGVKTTVAYEGARQICADFIHAETSEIIFTSGATAALNILAYGLGKKLKRGDVILVSAMEHHSNFVPWQQIAKAAGATLQLIEVDKAGQLVINEKQFTNNVKIVAVTLMSNVFGTITDVNKVAKLAHKVGAKIVVDAAQGAAHVPIDVAKLNCDFLAFSGHKMLGPTGIGVLYGKKELLENLDPLMFGGEMILEVKVEETIFNDVPYKFEAGTTNIAGAIGLGAAIKYLQSVGLENIYRQEQQLLIYLFKQLKGIPEVQVVGGTNTSRRGGVVTFILKTKDGQVIHSHDLAEVLDSFGIAIRGGHFCAMPLMAKLGIVGASRASFYLYNTETEIDVFVKALIYARDYFSK from the coding sequence ATGTTTAACGTCGAAAAAATTAGACGGGATTTTCCGATTTTAAAGCAAAAAGTTAATGGCCAACCATTAGTGTATTTTGATAATGCTAATACTACTCAAAAACCAAAAGCGGTCATTGAGGCGGTAACTAATGTTTATAGCGTTTATAACGCCAACGTTCATCGGGCGATGCATAGTTTAGGGGTAAAAACTACGGTCGCCTATGAGGGCGCACGCCAAATTTGCGCTGATTTTATTCACGCTGAAACTAGTGAAATCATATTTACTTCCGGCGCTACTGCCGCACTTAATATTTTAGCCTATGGCTTAGGTAAAAAATTAAAGCGCGGGGATGTTATTTTAGTTTCCGCGATGGAACATCACAGCAATTTTGTGCCGTGGCAACAAATCGCCAAAGCGGCCGGGGCTACGTTGCAATTAATAGAAGTTGATAAGGCCGGACAGTTAGTAATTAATGAAAAACAATTTACAAATAATGTTAAGATTGTGGCAGTGACTTTGATGTCGAATGTTTTTGGCACTATTACCGATGTTAATAAAGTTGCGAAGCTGGCGCATAAAGTTGGGGCTAAAATAGTAGTTGACGCGGCCCAAGGAGCGGCTCATGTGCCAATTGATGTGGCCAAATTAAATTGTGATTTTCTGGCTTTTTCGGGACATAAGATGCTCGGGCCAACCGGCATTGGTGTGCTGTATGGCAAAAAGGAGTTGCTAGAAAATTTAGACCCCTTGATGTTTGGCGGTGAAATGATTTTAGAGGTTAAAGTAGAAGAGACTATTTTTAATGATGTGCCTTACAAATTTGAAGCCGGGACAACTAATATCGCCGGTGCAATTGGCTTGGGCGCGGCGATAAAATATTTGCAATCAGTCGGTTTGGAAAATATTTATCGGCAAGAACAACAGCTTTTAATTTATTTATTTAAACAGTTAAAAGGTATTCCAGAAGTTCAAGTGGTTGGGGGCACTAATACAAGCCGGCGGGGCGGAGTGGTAACTTTTATTTTAAAAACTAAAGACGGACAAGTAATCCATTCACATGATTTGGCCGAAGTTTTAGATAGTTTCGGTATCGCTATTCGCGGCGGCCATTTTTGCGCTATGCCATTGATGGCTAAATTGGGCATAGTGGGAGCTTCACGGGCAAGTTTTTATTTGTATAATACAGAAACCGAAATTGATGTGTTTGTGAAAGCGTTAATTTACGCTCGGGATTATTTTTCAAAATAA